One part of the Anaerolineales bacterium genome encodes these proteins:
- a CDS encoding GNAT family N-acetyltransferase codes for MKIDIIRNTASWATLQQEWDALLQKSHLNLPFLTFAFQQAWWQHLGGGEWQDAELHIITGRGEDGALLGIAPLFRTPDGQLYLIGSHEIADYLDFIARPQDLDAFVQAVLEALKADEGWAQLTLYNILDESKTIESVQAAAQAAGLQAAEETLQPCPYIALPENFDAYLESLDSKQAHELRRKMRKAARNVLPVSTELISEAGGLDQALDDFFGLMTQEEDKLKFLTPAMRVQMEAIARAAFAGGWLQLVFLKVGMQRAAAYMNFDYDNRIWGYNAGFSNAHAQLSPGWLMMAEMMQRSIEEKKVVFDFMRGDEEYKYRFGAVNRFVKKVTIRR; via the coding sequence ATGAAGATAGACATCATTCGCAACACAGCCTCCTGGGCAACCTTGCAGCAGGAGTGGGACGCGCTTTTGCAAAAAAGCCATCTCAATCTGCCCTTCCTGACCTTTGCCTTCCAGCAGGCCTGGTGGCAGCATCTGGGCGGTGGTGAGTGGCAGGATGCCGAGCTGCACATCATTACCGGCCGCGGCGAGGACGGGGCGTTGCTGGGGATTGCGCCCCTGTTCCGCACTCCGGACGGGCAGCTGTATTTGATCGGCAGCCATGAAATTGCCGACTACCTGGACTTTATCGCCAGGCCGCAGGACTTGGACGCGTTTGTGCAAGCCGTGCTTGAGGCATTGAAGGCGGATGAAGGCTGGGCGCAGCTGACGCTGTACAACATCCTGGACGAGTCAAAGACGATTGAAAGCGTACAGGCCGCGGCGCAAGCCGCCGGGCTGCAGGCAGCAGAGGAAACATTGCAGCCGTGCCCATACATCGCGTTGCCGGAGAACTTCGACGCCTACCTGGAAAGCCTAGACAGCAAGCAAGCGCACGAACTGCGGCGCAAGATGCGCAAAGCGGCACGGAACGTGTTGCCGGTGAGCACCGAGCTGATCAGCGAGGCGGGCGGGCTGGACCAGGCCCTGGATGACTTCTTTGGCCTGATGACGCAAGAGGAAGACAAGCTGAAGTTCCTGACGCCCGCCATGCGAGTGCAGATGGAAGCGATCGCCCGGGCGGCCTTCGCCGGCGGCTGGCTGCAACTGGTGTTCCTCAAGGTTGGCATGCAACGGGCGGCGGCGTACATGAACTTTGACTACGACAACCGCATCTGGGGCTACAACGCCGGGTTCAGCAATGCGCATGCGCAGCTTTCACCCGGCTGGTTGATGATGGCGGAGATGATGCAACGCAGCATTGAGGAAAAGAAGGTCGTGTTTGACTTCATGCGCGGGGATGAAGAATACAAGTACCGCTTTGGGGCAGTGAACCGCTTCGTCAAGAAAGTGACTATTCGACGCTAA
- a CDS encoding amino acid racemase — protein sequence MKHIGIVGVSYEGAALCYRTIIQESKEFFGPFNNPEVTLHNFNMGDYHFPSEEGKWDQVSETILQSANKLAAMGADFLICPDNTVHVSIDPVIERSPLPWLHIAEEVGREALARGYKRVGILGTQPLIEGPVYPRKLEPMGIELKFPDLAQRQQVHKHIVDELIYGTMLPETRRYFQSLIAQFAEQGCDAVGLCCTEIPLLIEPQDSVLPTLDSTRLLARAALRYAAA from the coding sequence ATGAAGCACATCGGTATTGTTGGCGTCTCGTACGAAGGTGCAGCCCTGTGCTATCGCACCATCATTCAGGAGAGCAAAGAATTCTTCGGCCCCTTCAATAATCCCGAAGTCACCCTGCACAACTTCAACATGGGCGACTATCACTTTCCTTCCGAAGAGGGCAAGTGGGATCAGGTCAGCGAAACCATCTTGCAGTCGGCCAACAAGCTTGCCGCCATGGGGGCTGATTTCCTGATCTGCCCGGACAATACCGTCCACGTATCCATCGACCCGGTCATCGAGCGCTCGCCGCTGCCCTGGTTGCACATCGCCGAAGAAGTGGGCCGCGAGGCCCTGGCCCGCGGCTATAAACGTGTCGGCATCCTCGGCACCCAACCGCTCATAGAAGGCCCGGTCTACCCGCGCAAGCTGGAGCCGATGGGCATTGAGCTCAAGTTCCCTGACCTGGCCCAGCGCCAGCAGGTGCACAAGCACATCGTGGATGAACTCATCTACGGCACCATGCTGCCCGAGACGCGGCGCTACTTCCAATCCCTGATCGCGCAGTTTGCGGAGCAGGGCTGCGACGCCGTAGGCCTGTGCTGCACCGAGATCCCGCTGCTCATCGAGCCGCAAGACTCCGTGCTGCCCACTCTAGACTCGACCCGCTTGCTCGCCCGCGCCGCCCTGCGCTACGCCGCAGCCTGA
- a CDS encoding AAA family ATPase, translating into MTRRQITDDLDALLGVLPPDVQAAVREHNNSSDLLEIILDLGRVPTTRLVNEEVVLLEREISKDDIAYVVQRLRDFDEDNRAGIERSLHRISAIRNRRGDVVGLTLRVGRAVYGTIDIIQDLIQDGKSLLILGRPGVGKTTLLREAARILAEKNRVVIVDTSNEIGGDGDVPHPAVGRARRMQVATPSMQHEVMIEAVENHNPQVIVIDEIGRELEAKAARTIAERGVQLIGTAHGNSLENLLLNPTLSDLVGGIESVTLSDEEARRRGTQKTVLERRSPPTFDVLVEIQSRSQFAVHRDVAIAVDGLLRGYPIDPEQRMRDENGEIKITAAQPAAAPARSGRSESAPRTSGRLAKNTPTGRQSSGGSMGGGPRRREPVTDSSARAQEPDGDYEAYARIQPAAVAVPSVAPRSSASLQPVRIYPFGVARNRLVNAAKRVGVPVIPVKEPGEADVLVTLRTYYRKRQRPIVDAEQRGMPVYVLRANTVSQMERFLSGLFDLPGGMEEPAEMDEQLGQTRQAIDAVLNGERWVELPPATSQIRRLQHQMVEESKLVSHSYGKEPNRRVRIFRE; encoded by the coding sequence ATGACAAGACGCCAAATCACTGACGACCTTGACGCTTTGCTCGGCGTGCTGCCGCCTGATGTGCAGGCCGCCGTGCGCGAACACAACAACAGCTCTGACCTGCTCGAGATCATTCTTGACCTTGGGCGGGTTCCTACCACGCGCCTGGTCAACGAAGAAGTTGTACTTCTGGAACGTGAGATCAGCAAAGACGACATCGCCTATGTCGTCCAGCGCCTGCGCGACTTTGACGAAGACAATCGCGCTGGCATTGAGCGCAGCCTGCACCGCATTTCGGCTATTCGCAATCGCCGCGGCGATGTGGTTGGCCTGACACTGCGCGTCGGCCGCGCCGTCTACGGCACCATCGACATCATTCAAGACTTGATCCAGGATGGCAAGAGCCTGCTCATCCTCGGCCGCCCCGGCGTGGGTAAGACCACCCTGCTGCGCGAGGCGGCCCGCATCCTGGCCGAGAAGAACCGCGTTGTGATCGTGGATACCTCCAACGAGATCGGCGGCGATGGCGATGTGCCCCACCCGGCCGTTGGCCGCGCCCGCCGCATGCAGGTGGCGACGCCTTCCATGCAGCACGAGGTCATGATCGAAGCGGTGGAGAACCACAACCCGCAGGTCATCGTCATCGACGAGATCGGCCGTGAGCTGGAGGCCAAGGCCGCCCGCACCATCGCCGAGCGCGGTGTGCAGCTCATCGGCACGGCCCACGGTAACTCGCTCGAGAACCTACTGCTCAACCCCACCTTGTCTGACCTGGTCGGCGGCATCGAATCCGTCACGCTGTCAGATGAAGAAGCCCGCCGCCGCGGTACCCAAAAGACGGTGCTTGAGCGCCGCTCGCCGCCCACCTTCGATGTCCTCGTCGAAATTCAGTCCCGCAGCCAGTTCGCCGTGCATCGAGACGTTGCCATCGCGGTAGACGGTTTGCTGCGCGGTTATCCCATCGATCCTGAGCAGCGCATGCGCGATGAGAATGGCGAGATCAAGATCACCGCGGCTCAACCGGCCGCTGCACCCGCCCGCTCCGGCCGCAGCGAATCCGCCCCGCGCACCAGTGGCCGACTTGCCAAGAACACACCCACAGGCCGCCAATCCAGCGGCGGCTCCATGGGCGGTGGACCGCGCCGCCGTGAGCCCGTGACCGATTCGTCCGCCCGCGCCCAAGAACCTGACGGAGACTATGAAGCCTATGCGCGCATCCAGCCCGCCGCGGTGGCCGTGCCCAGCGTGGCCCCGCGGAGCAGCGCCAGCCTTCAGCCGGTGCGCATCTACCCCTTCGGGGTGGCGCGCAACCGGCTGGTGAATGCCGCCAAGCGCGTCGGCGTGCCCGTCATCCCGGTCAAAGAGCCCGGCGAGGCGGATGTGCTTGTCACCCTGCGCACCTACTACCGCAAGCGCCAGCGCCCCATCGTGGATGCTGAGCAGCGCGGCATGCCCGTGTATGTGTTGCGCGCCAACACCGTCTCGCAGATGGAGCGCTTCCTCTCCGGCCTGTTCGATCTTCCCGGCGGCATGGAAGAGCCTGCCGAGATGGACGAGCAGCTCGGCCAGACCCGCCAGGCGATTGATGCCGTGCTCAACGGCGAGCGCTGGGTGGAGTTGCCTCCGGCTACCTCTCAAATTCGGCGCCTGCAGCACCAAATGGTCGAGGAGTCCAAGTTGGTCTCCCACTCCTACGGCAAAGAGCCCAATCGCCGCGTTCGTATCTTTCGTGAATAA
- the pdxT gene encoding pyridoxal 5'-phosphate synthase glutaminase subunit PdxT, with product MNSSPTIGVLALQGDFAEHANMLASLGAQVREVRLPEELDGLDGLVLPGGESTTIGKLATDYGLIEPLRTFGQTKAIYGTCAGAILLSKDAERKQPLLGLMDITVERNAYGRQVESFDVEVDVPALKGLAPGDPPVRAVFIRAPLIKSVSGDAQALASLPDGRIIAAQQGKLLATAFHPEISGDDRFHRLFLNLAKS from the coding sequence ATGAACTCCTCTCCAACCATCGGCGTCCTTGCCCTCCAAGGTGACTTTGCAGAGCATGCCAATATGCTGGCCAGCCTCGGCGCGCAGGTGCGCGAGGTGCGTCTGCCCGAAGAGCTGGATGGGCTCGACGGGCTCGTGCTGCCCGGTGGCGAATCCACCACCATCGGCAAGCTGGCCACCGATTATGGCTTGATCGAGCCGTTGCGCACGTTCGGCCAGACCAAGGCCATCTACGGCACCTGCGCCGGCGCCATCCTCCTCTCAAAAGACGCCGAACGCAAACAGCCGCTGTTGGGCCTTATGGATATCACCGTCGAGCGTAACGCTTATGGCCGCCAGGTCGAGAGTTTCGATGTTGAAGTGGACGTGCCCGCCCTCAAGGGCCTTGCCCCTGGTGACCCGCCGGTGCGCGCCGTCTTTATCCGCGCCCCGCTCATCAAATCCGTTAGCGGCGATGCCCAGGCCCTCGCCAGCCTGCCAGACGGGCGCATCATCGCCGCCCAGCAGGGCAAGCTTCTAGCCACCGCCTTCCACCCCGAGATCTCGGGAGACGACCGCTTCCACCGCCTGTTCCTGAACCTGGCCAAAAGTTAA
- the pdxS gene encoding pyridoxal 5'-phosphate synthase lyase subunit PdxS, producing the protein MEKQVATFEVKKGLAQMLKGGVIMDVVTAEHARIAENAGAAAVMALERVPADIRAHGGVARMSDPGLIEEIMSTVSIPVMAKVRIGHFVEAQILESLGVDYVDESEVLTPADEANHINKHDFKIPFVCGCRNLGEALRRVGEGAAMIRTKGEAGTGDVVEAVRHARTVLGTVRRLQTMPDEEVMALAKELGAPFELVKETKELGRLPVVNFAAGGIATPADAALMMQLGVDGVFVGSGIFKSGDPARRAEAIVKATTHYNNAKILAEVSRNLGEPMVGRQVTDIPKEDLIAQRGW; encoded by the coding sequence ATGGAAAAGCAAGTCGCTACATTTGAAGTCAAGAAGGGCCTGGCCCAGATGCTCAAGGGAGGCGTGATTATGGACGTGGTCACCGCCGAACATGCCCGCATTGCTGAGAATGCCGGCGCCGCAGCCGTAATGGCCCTCGAGCGCGTGCCTGCTGACATCCGTGCCCACGGCGGCGTGGCCCGCATGAGCGATCCCGGCCTCATTGAAGAGATCATGAGCACTGTCAGCATCCCCGTCATGGCCAAGGTGCGCATCGGCCACTTTGTGGAAGCCCAGATCCTCGAATCCCTCGGCGTGGACTATGTAGACGAGTCCGAAGTGCTCACCCCGGCCGACGAAGCCAATCACATCAACAAGCATGACTTTAAGATTCCCTTCGTGTGTGGCTGCCGCAACCTGGGCGAAGCCCTGCGCCGCGTTGGCGAAGGCGCTGCCATGATCCGCACCAAGGGCGAAGCCGGCACCGGCGATGTAGTCGAGGCCGTGCGCCACGCCCGCACCGTGCTGGGCACCGTACGCCGCCTGCAGACCATGCCAGACGAAGAAGTCATGGCGCTCGCCAAAGAGCTTGGTGCGCCGTTTGAACTGGTCAAAGAGACCAAAGAGCTTGGCCGCCTGCCCGTGGTCAACTTCGCCGCCGGTGGCATCGCCACCCCGGCGGACGCCGCCCTGATGATGCAGCTCGGCGTGGACGGTGTTTTCGTTGGCTCAGGCATCTTCAAGTCCGGCGACCCTGCTCGCCGCGCCGAAGCCATCGTCAAAGCCACTACCCACTACAACAACGCCAAGATCCTGGCTGAGGTCAGCCGCAATCTGGGCGAGCCGATGGTGGGCCGCCAGGTCACAGACATCCCCAAGGAAGATCTGATCGCCCAGCGCGGTTGGTAA
- a CDS encoding AraC family transcriptional regulator, giving the protein MLPNMPIHSAVQPPTPPLDRYIEVLWYQHIPIYSAREIILPSPHMELIFNFGQPHKVFLAPDLAEFTIHEQAWLAGLQSRYFTIESTSSHLLGARLKPAGVAAFFAGDASQFTDRVTPLRAIVGAAATDELHIALTTAADDTARFAALESFLVQRLKQDRPGLALALEAGQRIQAAEGSLGIAELSEGLHVSHKHLIEVFTSTVGLRPKQFARVIRFSHMLPDLLAGAQPDWAALAQKAGYHDQSHFNREFQLFAGLTPSQYIELRSHYSNYGPSEDSRFVPLG; this is encoded by the coding sequence ATGTTGCCTAATATGCCCATCCACAGCGCCGTCCAGCCGCCTACTCCGCCGCTGGACCGTTACATCGAGGTGCTTTGGTACCAGCATATCCCCATCTATAGCGCGAGAGAGATTATCCTGCCCAGCCCGCACATGGAGCTGATCTTCAACTTTGGCCAGCCCCACAAGGTCTTCCTCGCGCCTGACCTTGCAGAATTCACTATACATGAGCAAGCTTGGCTGGCTGGTTTGCAAAGCCGCTATTTCACCATCGAGTCCACCTCCAGTCATCTGCTGGGCGCCCGCCTCAAGCCCGCCGGCGTCGCAGCCTTCTTTGCCGGTGATGCCAGCCAGTTCACCGATCGCGTCACTCCGTTGCGCGCCATCGTGGGCGCCGCTGCCACCGACGAGTTGCACATCGCCCTAACTACTGCCGCGGATGACACAGCGCGTTTCGCCGCCTTGGAGAGCTTCCTGGTGCAGCGCCTCAAGCAAGATCGCCCCGGCCTCGCTCTGGCGCTTGAGGCCGGGCAGCGCATCCAGGCTGCCGAGGGCAGCCTGGGTATCGCCGAGCTGAGCGAAGGGCTGCATGTCAGCCATAAGCACTTGATCGAAGTCTTCACCTCCACCGTTGGCCTGCGCCCCAAGCAGTTTGCTCGCGTCATACGCTTCAGCCATATGCTGCCCGATCTGCTCGCCGGCGCCCAGCCGGATTGGGCCGCGCTCGCCCAAAAAGCCGGCTACCACGACCAATCGCACTTCAATCGAGAGTTCCAGCTCTTCGCCGGGTTGACGCCCAGCCAATACATAGAATTACGCTCGCACTACAGCAACTACGGTCCCAGCGAGGATTCTCGCTTCGTTCCCCTCGGTTAA
- a CDS encoding dihydrofolate reductase family protein, with protein MRKAVFSINMTIDGYCGHETAVVDDEVHQYFTDLLHQSDVDIFGRHTYELMYPFWHDVAVTQSENAVTNEFALAFDAIPKIVFSTTLERAEWNNTTLLRSGLKEKIIELKQQPGKNISIGSINVAAQAEQWGLIDEYRFVVHPIIAGKGPRLFQPGGGRTLTLVDSKVFGSGVVALHYKK; from the coding sequence ATGAGAAAAGCCGTCTTTTCCATCAATATGACCATAGACGGCTATTGCGGCCACGAAACGGCCGTCGTTGATGATGAGGTGCACCAGTACTTCACTGACTTGTTGCACCAATCAGACGTCGATATCTTTGGTCGCCACACCTATGAGCTCATGTATCCGTTCTGGCATGATGTCGCCGTGACTCAGTCGGAAAACGCGGTCACAAATGAATTCGCCCTCGCCTTCGACGCCATCCCCAAGATCGTCTTCTCCACTACACTCGAACGCGCCGAGTGGAATAACACCACCCTGCTGCGTAGCGGCTTGAAAGAAAAGATCATCGAGCTGAAGCAGCAACCCGGCAAGAACATCTCCATCGGCAGCATCAATGTTGCCGCCCAGGCTGAGCAATGGGGCCTGATTGATGAATATCGCTTCGTCGTCCATCCCATCATTGCCGGCAAGGGGCCGCGCTTGTTTCAGCCGGGCGGCGGCCGTACCCTCACATTGGTGGACTCAAAGGTATTCGGTTCAGGAGTCGTTGCCCTGCATTACAAGAAGTGA
- the speB gene encoding agmatinase, whose translation MADSGTHTPPYNFGGLPDEFTAYDSAKVAVVPVPFDLTTSWMPGTAKGPRALIEASGYLELYDIETASEPYEHGIFTDQAVTADDTLALNANVHARVKKHIDAGKFVVTLGGEHSVAYGSAKAHIEAYDQLSILHFDAHTDRREEFEGDRFSHACTLRRISELNDDIVSVGIRSLDVGELQYLDESKVFYAENIFHSMDWIDKVSRLLKPNVYITFDLDVFDPAIMPSTGTPEPGGLYWYPVLAALKAVAAEHNIVGCDVVELLPTENKAPDFLAAKLIYKLLAYKFAQANFA comes from the coding sequence ATGGCTGACTCCGGCACCCACACGCCACCATACAACTTCGGCGGCCTGCCAGACGAGTTCACCGCCTACGACTCCGCCAAGGTGGCTGTGGTGCCGGTGCCGTTCGACCTGACCACCTCGTGGATGCCGGGCACCGCCAAAGGCCCGCGCGCTCTCATCGAAGCCTCGGGCTATCTCGAGCTCTACGACATCGAGACCGCCAGCGAGCCCTACGAACACGGCATCTTCACTGACCAGGCGGTGACCGCCGACGATACGCTGGCGCTAAACGCCAATGTGCATGCCCGCGTCAAGAAGCACATCGACGCCGGTAAGTTCGTCGTCACCCTTGGCGGTGAACATTCCGTGGCCTACGGCTCCGCCAAAGCCCACATCGAAGCCTACGACCAGCTCAGCATCCTGCACTTCGATGCCCACACCGACCGCCGCGAGGAGTTCGAAGGCGACAGGTTCAGCCATGCTTGCACTCTGCGCCGCATCTCTGAGCTCAACGACGACATCGTTTCCGTCGGCATCCGCAGCCTGGATGTCGGCGAGCTGCAGTACCTCGATGAGAGCAAGGTCTTCTACGCCGAGAACATCTTCCATTCGATGGATTGGATCGATAAGGTCTCGCGCCTGCTGAAGCCGAACGTCTACATCACCTTCGACCTCGACGTCTTCGACCCGGCCATCATGCCCTCGACCGGCACGCCCGAGCCCGGCGGCCTGTATTGGTATCCCGTCCTCGCCGCCCTCAAGGCCGTCGCCGCTGAGCACAACATTGTCGGCTGCGACGTGGTCGAGCTGCTCCCCACCGAGAACAAGGCGCCAGACTTCCTTGCCGCCAAGCTGATCTACAAACTGCTCGCTTACAAATTCGCCCAGGCGAATTTCGCCTAA
- a CDS encoding arginine decarboxylase, pyruvoyl-dependent — protein sequence MIPNKIFFTKGVGVHKDRLASFEAALRSAKIEKFNLVYVSSIFPPNCKMVSVDEGLKHLSPGEVVFCVMARSDTNEPNRLVSSAIGVALPQDTTRYGYLSEHHAHGETGEKSGEYAEDLAATMLATTLGLEFDPDTAWDERKQIYDANPHIFKTRHYVQSAEGHKNGLWTTVLAAAVLIRSED from the coding sequence ATGATCCCGAACAAGATTTTCTTCACCAAGGGTGTGGGTGTGCACAAAGACCGCCTAGCTTCCTTTGAGGCAGCCCTGCGCAGCGCCAAGATTGAAAAATTCAATCTGGTCTACGTATCCAGCATCTTTCCGCCCAACTGCAAGATGGTTTCGGTGGATGAAGGCCTTAAGCACCTTTCGCCGGGCGAAGTGGTCTTCTGTGTCATGGCGCGCAGCGACACCAATGAACCCAACCGCCTAGTGTCCTCCGCCATTGGTGTAGCCCTGCCGCAAGACACCACTCGCTACGGCTATCTATCTGAGCATCATGCGCACGGTGAGACCGGCGAGAAAAGTGGCGAATACGCCGAAGACCTGGCCGCCACCATGCTAGCCACTACCTTGGGCCTGGAATTTGACCCGGATACGGCCTGGGATGAGCGCAAGCAGATCTACGATGCCAACCCGCACATCTTCAAGACTCGCCACTACGTCCAATCCGCCGAGGGCCACAAGAACGGACTGTGGACCACGGTGCTGGCTGCCGCGGTGCTGATCCGCTCCGAGGACTGA
- a CDS encoding deoxyhypusine synthase has product MDKKTLLSQTIEHIDIKSFDPTPLVDQYERMAFQARNLARAARIYDNMLADTECAVILCLAGSLVSAGLKRVIYDLVDNHMVDAIVSTGANVVDQDFFEGLGFKHYIGDPKSDDDALMNLRIDRIYDTYIDEDELRICDDTIKQIADSLPPRPYSSREFIWHMGKYLVDNGKGEGCFVRRAYEVGVPIFVPAFSDSSAGFGLVDHQYRATGGVVSIDSAKDFLELTKIKIAAGTTGLLMIGGGVPKNFAQDITVAAEILEGEADMHKYAIQITVADERDGGLSGSTLQEAHSWGKVEQESEQMVFAEATLAMPLIAGYAYHKGSWKKRQHKDFNAVLDKSAQAA; this is encoded by the coding sequence ATGGATAAGAAAACCCTGCTCAGCCAAACCATTGAGCACATCGACATCAAGTCGTTTGACCCCACCCCCCTGGTGGACCAATACGAGCGCATGGCCTTTCAGGCGCGTAATCTGGCTCGGGCGGCCCGCATTTACGACAACATGCTGGCCGATACCGAGTGCGCGGTCATCCTGTGCCTTGCCGGCTCGCTGGTCAGCGCCGGGCTCAAACGGGTGATCTACGATTTGGTGGATAACCACATGGTGGATGCGATCGTCTCCACCGGCGCCAACGTGGTGGACCAGGACTTCTTTGAAGGCCTGGGCTTCAAGCACTACATCGGTGACCCCAAGTCGGATGACGATGCGCTGATGAACCTGCGCATTGACCGCATCTACGACACCTACATTGATGAAGACGAGCTGCGCATCTGCGATGACACCATCAAGCAGATCGCCGATAGCCTGCCGCCGCGCCCCTACTCTTCGCGCGAGTTCATCTGGCACATGGGCAAGTATCTCGTCGACAACGGCAAGGGCGAGGGTTGCTTCGTGCGCCGCGCCTACGAAGTGGGCGTGCCCATCTTCGTGCCGGCCTTCTCCGACTCCAGCGCCGGTTTCGGCCTGGTCGATCACCAATACCGCGCCACCGGCGGCGTAGTCTCCATCGACTCCGCCAAGGACTTTCTCGAGCTGACCAAGATCAAGATCGCCGCCGGCACCACCGGCCTGCTCATGATCGGTGGCGGCGTACCCAAGAACTTTGCACAGGACATCACTGTGGCGGCCGAGATCCTGGAAGGCGAAGCCGACATGCACAAGTACGCCATCCAGATCACCGTCGCCGACGAGCGCGATGGCGGTCTGTCGGGCTCCACGCTGCAGGAAGCTCACTCATGGGGCAAAGTGGAGCAAGAGAGCGAGCAGATGGTGTTCGCTGAGGCCACCCTGGCCATGCCGCTCATTGCCGGCTACGCTTATCACAAAGGCAGCTGGAAGAAGCGCCAGCACAAAGACTTCAACGCCGTGCTCGATAAGAGCGCCCAGGCAGCCTAG
- a CDS encoding GntR family transcriptional regulator: MDLTIHTPAYLQIMDQIRLAIANGELKPGDQLPPVRQLAADLQINFNTVARAYRLLDEKSIISTQHGRGTYILDAPTGRNLQRLRKQQLGVMGEHLIEEAEKLGFEPAELRKLMDEKITAWEASKR, encoded by the coding sequence GTGGACCTTACCATACACACCCCGGCCTATCTGCAGATCATGGACCAGATTCGTTTGGCGATCGCCAATGGTGAGTTGAAGCCCGGCGACCAATTGCCCCCCGTGCGCCAGTTGGCAGCCGACCTGCAGATCAATTTCAACACAGTGGCGCGGGCTTATCGTTTGCTGGACGAGAAGTCGATCATCTCCACCCAGCACGGTCGCGGCACTTACATCCTAGACGCGCCGACCGGCAGGAACCTGCAACGATTGCGTAAGCAGCAGCTCGGCGTGATGGGCGAGCATTTGATAGAAGAGGCCGAGAAGCTGGGTTTTGAGCCGGCCGAGCTGCGCAAGTTAATGGATGAAAAGATCACAGCATGGGAAGCGAGCAAACGATAA